The following is a genomic window from Amaranthus tricolor cultivar Red isolate AtriRed21 chromosome 10, ASM2621246v1, whole genome shotgun sequence.
aggggtttaaGTTATGAATggaattaaacaataatgacACATTTAtgtatattactatataaataACAACacatattcaaatttaaaatattattttgtaaaattttattattccacaaaaatgatatatttatcatttaattataatactaataattttacaaagattataaaagtaaataaacacAATTGGTTCTACGTGAGTATATGAACTTAatgtaaaaatgataacaaaatGCACATGCACGAAAGATACAAAAATGATTTGTCGTATTTgattatttgaaattatttactaatcacttttaatttatattatatttttaatctagatgtcaaaatatatttgagattttatttgatttatctcaatgtaaaatttattaatattaaattttatgattattaataatttgcaattataaatatttaggattgaattatattagtatattgaacaaagtataataatttaatattaatattttttgcaTTGAAACGAAGCAAATAGTTCCAACCTTACTATGTTTTAacatatagattaaaaactaattataattaaggatgataaataaatagtgcatTATTTCTAATGTTACAAATAATTCAGAACTAAGAAATTATATGTTTAGTGTTTTCTTGGTTGCTAGCTATTTCTATCGGACAACATCCTTGCCCATACAAGCaaagattttgatattttgatATTGATTCTCTTCATTACTATTTGATATTATTATGATGAGaatcataaacaataaaaaaatattaaaataaaattagtgaaaaattcacatgtatattataaaaatgtaaaaacagagggaataaattttaatattgtacCATATAAGGAGTATTAATTTTTAAGCCTAAATTGATAATTGAGTTGATTCATCTTCCTAATTATCATGGCACTGAATCGTTATTTGTAGCGTTAGTTATCTAATTAGTAAAAACGTGCATACTATATAATCAAAAGTATATAATGACCTATAATTCATAAATAATGATTTAGGGAATTGATATTACCTGTGAAATTTCGGTGACCAAGTAAAATATACTTTATATTCTTATTTCTTcacttttgaattattattattatagataaAGAAATGGTTTAAAAGTAAAGTACTCAATAATCAAGATGGTGTTTTCAGTTCCTTTTCACTGTAAACAACAAGTTATAATGAGGAAGTATTATCATTGTGGAGGAATTTATGCTTATTCTTTAAAGAAGTGCTTCATATTCTATTGGTGTGCACTAAATACTATTACCATTTGGTTTATGATCAATTGATAGTAATTAATTAAACCCTTTTATATTAAGTTGTATACCCAAAAAGATAAGTACTCCTTGcatagaaatatatatactttattagGTTGGAATATGAATGAAGTAGTATATAGAGGCGGGAAAATTATATTTAGGAATGGCTTTGATATAATTACACGTGGCATAGAAGTTTCTAgattataatatgtatatgataAGATATAAGATTACATAAATTACTCTTAATGTATTACTCTTAACTTCAATTCTCAAACTTGTCACCTTCTTTGGTAAACTCTAACTTTATAGTGCATACATTTGGGAATATGAAGGAAgggattaaaaattaattaccttaCATTAATTAgtcttatatatatttttgggttagattaatacttatattttaatattagtatGAATTTATGGAGTTTATGTTATCACCAATTGTTATTTTTCAATTACAAACACTTCAACTAAAACTCTTCATTGAtattatacatttcattaaaattacaTTGTAAATGTGACACTTGACGCAACATGCTTGTAAAATGTATTGTAATAGTAACACATGACACAAACTATTTATGAATTAGTATATtatatgaagatgatgatgacgacgacgAAAACTCTAATAAATGATAATGTATTAAATTAAATCATGTATCATACTTCTACATACTATTATTCGAGTATACTTCGCTATTTTTCCAGTTTGTTAATAAAAGTGATATTTatattagaataattttttttttctctagttAGTTGATCTTTTCTATTCTTTTATTGGATTTTTAAGTCTCTCTATATGTGAGTTTGggtcataattaattttaattttatggttGAAGTTGATTTATTGATGAAAAGTTTTGCAACAATATTTATCTGCCATCTACAAAACATTATATCACATTCaattttatatgaaaattgtTCTTTTTAGAAATTATATTAAACAACAATGTGAAAGAAGGTAtacaaaagtatcaaaaattaTGTACTACGATcatgattttattatattttttattgttatttgatttttgttaatcCTCATGTGAATGTGTATAATtcttttatcaataaattaatcTTAATCTCAATAAAAGTTCGTTtacttatttaataaataaaatagcaaAAATAGCAAAAAGTTTCTATAAaatgtatatagatataaattAGAAGTTGTTCATAAGTAAGCAACAAGAACCTCATATCTgataaatcaaaaactaataaatataTGTTATGTAAAGTCATTATAATTGATGAAATTTACTGTCCATATGAGATCGTTGTTAGAGATTGAGGAAATATTAGCTAGGAAAGATTTTATTATGATGTCATTCACATCCTAATGTTCCCATTGTTTTTACAAAttcctatattaattttatttaaccatAGATgcaattttacataaatttatttttttaatgataacTAAATGAATCAACAATATTGCATAAAAACTTATACTACTTTAAGGAgtgataaatttaattaagatttttgagatatatatatatatatatatatatatatatatatatatatatatatatatatatatatatatatatatatatatatatatatatatatatatatatatatatatatatatatatatataaaagatcttgttagatttatctttaggtattttttttattacatatattttataatttgtatttatagatattgaaactattcaaaaagtaaatggggaGAAAAAATATGGAGGGGTACATTATTTGCTCCATACatgatataattaattaacatatataaacaaataattagGATTAAACCTGGTTACAAAGCCTAGCTTATAGAGTAGTTACTAGTTAATTAACTAGAAAATTACAACACAtggcttttaattattttttaatactcattttataaagTAAGAAATACTTACCAAATTTACATGATTAGAATTTGAAAAATTACCATGCATTATTTCATCACATTTCTTCAACTAATGATCATCATCGACCATAAATGCTCGAAGACTTTCCAATTCCATATCATAGTCATGATCATCAACATCACTATGGAAATTTCCAAAATAATCATAGCTAAGATCAGACGATCCAAAACAAGCGCCCTCTTCAAAATCATGATGAGGATCTTGATTATCCACCTGCTCACAGACACCATAATTACCACCATCATCAACACTAATTATATTACCATCTGTTTTACATTGATTTTGATCACTACCATGGGCGGGCTCATCGGGCCAGTCAATGACGGCATCACGGCCCGTTAGGCCCTGAACTAAGGCCCGAAACTCAGCCACGGTGGCTTTGTATTTCATAGGGCTAGATATATGAACAACTTTAAGAGCTTTGTTGGAAAAACTAGGGTTCCTCATTTTTGTCTTGAGTTTTGGGGATAATTTTTTTGAGAGTTTGTTTTTGGGTACAATTTGTTTATTAGTGTTTAATTTATGAGGAGCTTTTGAGATATGAAAATCAGGGTTTTGGTGGGTTGCATTagccatttttttaatttttgaaataataaaagaaaatctaatattattatatttggtaTAGAAAGATATGTGATGTCGATGGGTTTATTATATTGCTTGCTCCTTTGATTGAATCCGAAGGGCAATTGGGGAATATTATGATCTACTCGTGATATTTTCGTAACAAAATTGAAAGTGGGTAAAATcaataaaccaaatttaaatattgaaaattttataaagagaaaaatatttaaaactgCTCGaaataaaaactgaaaaaataaaagtggaattgagggatatatatatatatataaaattaagtaataagcaaAGTTATTTGATGAATGAAGGTAGAGAGATAGGACAAGAACGAAGAAGATATtaagaaaggagaaaaaatgAAGGGAAATGAATGAAGTGACAATATGAGAGAGAGATACATAAACCTCATCCTTTCTTAAATTTTCCCATAAATCACCACCACTCACCAACTTAAGAGACTCACtattttttgtttcttctttcTTTACTATTCAATTTCACGAGATTCTCATTTTTGAAATTGCCAAtggcttttcttttttttttaaacaaaaattattttattgatataaCCTTAATTTTAAGCGtgtttgataaatgatttttttgttgatttttaacttttagctttttaattggttaaacaacaaaaaatattttgattaataaaaaaccTTTTTAATTGACTTTTAACTTTGACTTTATTTACAcaataaacaacaaacaactAATTTGCCCAAAACATCTATAACTACTTGTTTATATATTTGACTTGAACAACGGTTAATAACCAACACTTCTAGTTATTAGTCAATTTAGCCAATAGCTTCgactaataattatttttaacttcTTAACACTTTAAAGACCTTAGACTTTGCTACCGTAATGCCTCTTTAAACCCTAAAGTTGAAGAAAGAgataataaataagaaattctaaattctaaaatctttttttaattttataattaactgCTTAAATTATCcattatatatatcaaaatctttgaaaattcaaaacacAATGATCCAATTATAAAGAGACGTATACTTATAGTAGACTAAACAAtgtcatcaacaacaacatGTGCATCAAGCGCCAAATTTAATAGCGTGGATTAGATCTTACTCACTCAATTTCGTTGAGATTGACATAAAAAATCCTATATGTCATTAATTTTTCGTTAGAGAGTAACATAAATAACAAGTGAATAGAAGACATATATAGTTGAGTTGAAAAAAGAGAATGAGTACTTTgaggtttaaatttgtttaaacaatTTAGCCCTTGAAGTAATTGTTAGCAGTCTACATAGTTGTATAATTTAAATTGTTAGATATTTAGTTGTCTAATTATTTGCAATATAAAGTATTATTATTCGTTAATATTAATTGTTGGAAtataagttataaataaaaatgtaaaaaaaaatttaaggacGCTACTTTGATTTAAAATACAACAAACTGTAACATTCTGAAAATTATTATACGTACTATTAAACgttgtttaatattttgtagaaaattttcaaataaaaatagaattttaacATAATTAAATCATTTATAACTATTTAAACTGTCACTTCAAATATGTTCGAACTTAGAACTTAAAAGTGATAATGAATTATGTAGTGAAACATACGCTCAACGAAAGAGATTAGAtggaaataaaaggaaaatgtcACTTTCAACCACTTTGATCACAATTCAGACACACTTCACACTTGCCCCAAACACTAATTATCAATCCACTGCCCATTTATTTTTACAccacttatattattatttttcgttaaaagaaaacaaataaatacaataaaagCATAAGAAACGCCACGTGGAGTTATCACATTTGTAAGATAATTTTAGTGACGTCATTGACCGTTGTGTCAATGACGTCATGAACTTGGCTGTCTCGGCTGGAATCTCGGTGACCACAAAAACATCCTTTGCAAAAGTATCTTCTCGACTAACCAATTACTAGAATAATACAAAGATTTCATATCAGATCTTTATAATTAAGATAaaattgtaataatattaaatacaaaattgtatattataggaaaattaattGGTTATTTAACCCGATTTTAAACTACATAAGATTGTTTTAAATGAGAATTTTGCAACATAACTACAGTAAGTTTCtcaagcccagcccattaaatCTTAATATCAACTTAACGTATTTTTTATGCATACTTATATTATACTTAATTTCTAATTACAATATGCTCTATAGCCATCAAAAAAGTACATAAAaagcctacttacattattcttaatgcctaccgagAAACTTAGTCTACtaacctacttacaatattctaaatgcctacttacaatatctttagactttaatgtctacttacaatatacttaatgcccaccgagtacatacttaagtacttacaatattctaaatagAAAATGCATACTTACGATATTCTTAATATCTACCAAgaaacttactctatattttcctttttgaaTCAGCCCAATTAGAAATGGTTTCTTAAAAACCTCAAagaaccgtctctcacaagaatttgtcaAATAACTATACCGGATAGATTCTCAAGCCATGACTAGGCCCAAATCAGTTGTACAATGTAGTAAGGTTTCAAAGGATTCACGTGTCCGGCCCACCAAGTGGGTTTCAGTAACAAACTCCATCGAGCTTATTTGGTGATGGACTTTGGACTATGGAGTACGTGCGCATTACCATCTGTGGCCCACTATGATTCTACAacatatttcaatttttaattgtgtCACTCTTtacatctaaattttttttagctatttttcTGAAAGGCCGTCTCTCGGAGAGAcaacctcaaaataaaaagccAGATACTAATAGTTGTATTAATTTAGCTATTCAGTCCATTTACATAGAGCTTTTCACACAAGAACTTGTGACATTTTTTACTGATTCAAAATTAACTCAAAATCCAATCGAACTAGTttgttataatttaataatttaataattttgacaTATAATTGTGAAAGGAAATAAATCAAATTCAGTTGTAATCTAAATCGAACTGTTTCAACCTTGTTTCTTAATTTTGACAACTTTTTCAATttcactttattatttttttagtcgtCTTACTAGAATTCAATCTAGCAAACTCAacatcaattataatttataagcgATTTTTCTTATCCCCATCTTTCACTATTTCTTTTCACATACACATTTATGTTTAAAAATATTGCTTTATTAAAGTTATGTATTAATATGATGTTTGAATCGATTATCGAattaattttcatattatttcttaaaaatgaagcCGAACAAGTTctaaattacaaatttaaacttCTAGTAAGTATACTAATTAAGGAATTATTTTATagcatatttaattttattcgtAAGATCGTATGATCATATGATCCAATTCAAATGATTAAAATGAACTGTGGAAGCGCTCTCTCTGTTCCTTAAAGTTgtctcatttgtcattttaattttgttgttttcataaaaacctttctatttatatcacaaattttagccataattaatcttattatcctcgtttaatatttttaataatatttttaatctcCACAAAAGTATTATttactaaatttaaatatttataaatatttttatattaccgGTGCTCCTTGTGTATTTTTCActactttattaaaaaatagttgGAAATTGTATAGAAAAAAGAACCCTAAAAAAGCTAGTGCCTAGTAGGGTATCATACTTTATGGTTTCATTTATATAGCACTGAAAAAATTGAATGAGTGGAGTATTTAAATGGGTGACTTTGAAAAAAGGGAAAAACTGTATGGTATCAGAAGAAAAAGACATTTTAAGTGAAGGGATTGCAATGATCTATTTGTAATTATGAACCCATCATCccttttctctatttttttcctACTTCTCATCATTATCCATTTAAGAGTATCTAATATACcttcaaaattttcttataGGAGTATCTCTTTCATTGTAAAAACTCTATTAAATGGTCCAAAATTCAAGATGGGTTTGTTGAATTTCAAGTAAAATCCCCATGTTGATATACGACGATTTTACGATCTAAAAAATAAGCGAGCGATTTGAATTGTAGGTAGAATTTTAAACTTGTAGAATCTTACAATTCTAGTTGGAATAGAATTTTTAGAagtagaatcataacacgagTCTACTATCGTACAATTTAACGATTCGATTCCACAAATTTAGTATCAAGTATTCTTAATTATTCTTATGAACCATATTTCACTAATCTTTTTTACATATGCACATAAAGTTCAAATGTTCCATCatgaaaaatcttaaaaaataaatttcttaatcGGTACGAAGATTtaaacaaattattaaaaaatttcattatattCTTAAAgataaattcaaagaaaaatttagacttttgaaaaaaaaaaaaaaaaaaaaaaataataataataagatactagatcttttaatatatttaaatgtaTTTGTAAAATCGTACAATTCTACGATTCGATTATACCGATTCGATTCTATCCCCAAAACGATCCTAAATAAAATtccgattttaacaactttgattatattataaggcttttaataaattttaaatcgaTAAGCATTGAGTTGTGAATTCAcgatatattatttatttgttctTCTGAATTGCTATTTTAAGCAAAttgaaatcatcatcatattgaTTTATTCTGcttattaaataaaaactataattaaaatatgaatatgaatgAAAGATAAATTTTGTATGACAAAAAAAGTCAAGATAATGTTGTTATGTATGTTGTCGAGCTTTAATAAGGAGAGTGGTTTAAATAGCTTTTCcttttttccttatttattttattattattattattattattattacaaacatAAAGTATTACATTTTTATATGACTTTTAAATAGAGTGTAAgcaaatattatgttttatatataattaaaaattataaaaaattaatattaataaattttatattaaaataaattaaataagatcttacataattatattttatcgtAGAATACAAGGGTGTAaaaaacaaacacataaattgtAGAATTAGCAGACATAGGAGTAACACAGAAGATACCCACCACCACCAGGCACCAAGTCAAAGTGATCAAAATTTTGGATCTTTTGAATAACTTGATATGCTTAAATATCATCAAATTAAGACTTTCCTTTTTTCTTCCTTCTGTTTTCCTGTCAAAGTTTAGCTTCTAGGAAATCTCCAATTCTTGTAAGGTTGCTcgttttatttatgttaatacttaatattgttgttgacttttttttgggttcataacttttgatttgaatttattttttctttttcaaatttgacGGTTTTTGGGAATTTTCAATTTGAGCAAAACAAGTAGAAGTGCTTCTTTGTATATTGTACAATACTGGGTTTAGATTCATGATAGtataccaattttttttgttgtaaattgtaaaggtaattttttttgctgtttcatctaattctattttttttttgtttttggattgAGGGTTtttagttgttgttgttgggtTTTAATCATTGGGATTTCCGAAAGTTTGTCTTTTTGAATCAATAATATAcctattttttgtaatttatttttggttgtATCATCTTAAACCTTCTTTTGGGGGGATTTTGGAAGTTTTAGTTATtgggttttaacttttaatcatTGGGGTTTCCGAAAGTTTCTGTCTGTTTGAATCAAAAGCTGAATTTTAGCTGAATTTACAGCTTTTTGATTGTTAAAAGAGCTGTTTAGAAAGGTTTTTGAGGTGGGTTTTATCATTTAATGGTGGCACGTTTCAAGATAGTTTaaggtgatgatgataattgaaTGGGTAGCAGAATAGTGAAGAAGACTGGTTCAAAAAATGGTGCAAGCTTAACTTCAGGGATGCCGAGCTTTAATCCTGCCATTCCTATCTCTAATTCCGTGTAAGTTTCCTCTTTTTCATCACCAAATTTGTCACTTTCCTAGCCTTTTCTTGATTCCCTcccttttttgttattatttgttttctttaGTTTTAGATATTGATCTTGTATTAAGTAGTGATCAAATTCTTGAACTTAGTTGTATGTTAATGGACATTTGTTAGCCCTTTTTTTGATTTCGGGGTAAGGAGAATCTCGAGATATCGATCATTCCAATAAGTGTTGAGAATCAAACCGTATGACAAAGGTGGAAGGAAAGTCTTCTAACACAAGATATCAAATCCTTGAACTTAGTTGTATGTTAATGGACATTTGTTagcttttattttgattttggggTAAGGAGAATCTCGGGGAATCGATCCTTTTCATAGGTGTTGAGAATCCTATCACGAAGACATCGACCACTAGACTAACACATGATTCTGCTTATGACGGATAAGTTATACCGTCGTATGTTAGACTAAGATCTTAT
Proteins encoded in this region:
- the LOC130826147 gene encoding uncharacterized protein LOC130826147 — its product is MANATHQNPDFHISKAPHKLNTNKQIVPKNKLSKKLSPKLKTKMRNPSFSNKALKVVHISSPMKYKATVAEFRALVQGLTGRDAVIDWPDEPAHGSDQNQCKTDGNIISVDDGGNYGVCEQVDNQDPHHDFEEGACFGSSDLSYDYFGNFHSDVDDHDYDMELESLRAFMVDDDH